A region from the Candidatus Krumholzibacteriia bacterium genome encodes:
- a CDS encoding FAD-binding oxidoreductase, translated as MNDSALLGALRADVGESAVLTVPEDRAPYEKGWRYGEGRARAVVLPSSTEGVAAVMRRCAEHGVRLQPMGANTGLVAASNPDASGEQLVMGLQRLDRIVGIDPVDRVAVVEAGVGLGTLNEALREYGLWYPIDLGADPQVGGMVATNTGGTRLVRYGDVRSNLLGVEVVLADGTVMRRLQPLRKNNTGLDPAQLFVGTSGSFGVITRAALDLAPLPVQTTTLLFAIDEGAVALDLLSRLERTLGDFLAAFEVISREAIEVTVRRGSRVRDPFPDRDPSMVALVEFATSCTPERLDLPTLVLGTVSGVAATVAGVDDDAILLEQDDAFWHLRHSVTEAIRLEGEVLAFDLSVPRSRLAEFSEAIRRRVAERWPSLRVCDYGHWGDGGTHVNLLIDPNDPATRDLRPGSESWLSLQDSIYALCVEDFGGSYSAEHGVGPHNQRVYDRYADPATVAVSDVLKRHFDPDDRLGTVRWGRP; from the coding sequence ATGAACGATTCCGCGCTGCTCGGAGCCCTGCGTGCCGACGTCGGCGAGTCGGCGGTCCTGACCGTCCCCGAAGACCGCGCGCCGTACGAGAAGGGCTGGCGCTACGGCGAAGGGCGGGCCCGGGCGGTGGTGTTGCCGTCGTCGACGGAAGGGGTCGCAGCCGTCATGCGCCGTTGCGCCGAGCACGGCGTGCGGCTCCAGCCGATGGGAGCGAACACCGGTCTGGTCGCAGCCTCCAATCCCGACGCCAGCGGCGAACAGCTCGTGATGGGATTGCAACGGCTCGACCGTATCGTCGGGATCGACCCGGTGGACCGCGTGGCCGTCGTCGAAGCGGGCGTCGGTCTGGGCACTCTGAACGAGGCGCTGCGCGAGTACGGCCTGTGGTATCCGATCGATCTCGGGGCCGATCCCCAGGTCGGGGGAATGGTCGCCACCAACACTGGCGGGACCCGCCTGGTCCGCTACGGTGACGTGCGCAGCAACCTGCTGGGCGTCGAGGTCGTCCTCGCCGACGGAACCGTGATGCGGCGTTTGCAACCGCTCCGCAAGAACAACACGGGTCTGGATCCCGCCCAGCTCTTCGTGGGCACCAGCGGCAGCTTCGGCGTCATCACTCGCGCAGCACTGGATCTCGCGCCCCTGCCCGTCCAGACCACCACGCTGTTGTTCGCGATCGACGAAGGGGCGGTGGCGCTCGACCTGCTTTCGCGTCTGGAACGCACCCTGGGTGACTTCCTGGCCGCATTCGAGGTGATCAGCCGCGAGGCGATCGAGGTGACGGTGCGCCGCGGTTCGCGCGTGCGCGATCCCTTCCCCGATCGCGACCCGTCCATGGTCGCCCTCGTCGAGTTCGCGACGAGTTGCACCCCCGAGCGACTCGATCTGCCGACGCTCGTGCTGGGCACCGTGTCCGGCGTCGCGGCGACGGTCGCCGGGGTCGACGACGACGCCATCCTGCTCGAACAGGACGACGCCTTCTGGCACCTGCGGCACTCCGTGACCGAGGCGATTCGTCTGGAGGGCGAGGTCCTGGCCTTCGACCTGTCGGTCCCGCGGTCGCGACTGGCCGAGTTCTCGGAGGCGATCCGCCGGCGCGTGGCGGAACGGTGGCCGAGCCTGCGGGTGTGCGACTACGGCCACTGGGGGGACGGGGGTACCCACGTGAATCTGCTGATCGATCCGAACGATCCCGCGACGCGCGATCTCCGTCCGGGCTCGGAGTCCTGGCTCTCGTTGCAGGACTCGATCTACGCCCTGTGCGTGGAGGACTTCGGGGGCAGCTACAGTGCCGAGCACGGTGTGGGGCCCCACAACCAGCGCGTGTACGATCGCTACGCCGATCCCGCGACCGTTGCCGTGAGCGACGTGTTGAAGAGGCACTTCGATCCCGACGATCGTCTGGGCACCGTGCGCTGGGGACGCCCCTGA
- a CDS encoding alkaline phosphatase: MRLQHLALVLGSLVTAVGSAWAQSQSQSQPANVIFVHPDGAALNSWNAARTYWKGPDGRLAWDLMPEMLVYRGHMSDRLGATSNGGATAHAFGQRVKGGGSFGRDGSREESVEITAASGYHGSVLREAANTGHPVGLVNDGDLPEPGTGVYWAEASHRDEANEIARQFVDGRPGFEDVDVRPVVALGGGEAFFLPDDAPPCGDRITPDCYLHVDPLSGDRAAREDGRNLVRELLGDGWVVLRTRAGFEDFARRLRAEPGWTPRVLGLFAAEDVFNDTTEERMVAAGLVRDEPSRLDPRAGRLITHGSPPGTPGYDPPRAEEMHDVALEVLRRHAEAAGKPFLLVSEVESTDNFGNKNNALGTLVGLRSADRVIDASLRFVRRNPRTFVLTAADSDGSSLQVVSPPRSTVRVNPTGRSEDDVRVPTDGMLGRDTAPFVASADDSGREMEFTVAWIGTVDVHGGILSRLAGWRAEEVHGRYASRFTNTDVYAVTRAILFGESLGAGTR; the protein is encoded by the coding sequence ATGCGCCTTCAACACCTCGCTCTCGTCCTCGGTTCCCTCGTGACCGCCGTCGGCTCGGCCTGGGCTCAGTCGCAGTCGCAGTCGCAGCCGGCCAACGTGATCTTCGTCCATCCCGACGGCGCGGCGCTCAACTCGTGGAACGCCGCGCGGACCTACTGGAAAGGTCCCGACGGGCGATTGGCGTGGGATCTCATGCCGGAGATGCTGGTCTACCGCGGGCACATGTCCGACCGTCTGGGGGCGACGTCCAACGGCGGAGCCACCGCCCATGCCTTCGGGCAGCGTGTGAAGGGGGGCGGCTCCTTCGGTCGCGACGGATCACGGGAGGAATCGGTCGAGATCACCGCGGCCTCGGGCTATCACGGCAGTGTTCTGCGGGAGGCGGCCAACACCGGTCACCCCGTGGGCCTGGTCAACGACGGTGACCTGCCCGAGCCCGGCACCGGAGTGTACTGGGCCGAGGCTTCGCACCGCGACGAGGCGAACGAGATCGCCCGACAGTTCGTCGACGGACGTCCCGGATTCGAGGACGTCGACGTGCGCCCGGTCGTCGCCCTGGGTGGGGGCGAGGCCTTCTTCCTTCCCGACGACGCCCCGCCGTGCGGTGACCGGATCACTCCGGACTGCTACCTGCACGTCGACCCGCTGAGCGGGGATCGGGCCGCGCGCGAAGACGGTCGCAACCTGGTCCGTGAACTCCTCGGCGACGGTTGGGTGGTCCTGCGGACCCGAGCCGGGTTCGAGGACTTCGCGCGGCGTCTGCGGGCCGAGCCCGGCTGGACGCCGCGCGTGCTCGGGCTGTTCGCGGCCGAGGACGTGTTCAACGACACGACCGAGGAACGCATGGTCGCAGCGGGTCTGGTACGCGACGAACCGTCGCGGCTCGATCCGCGCGCGGGTCGGTTGATCACGCACGGCTCGCCACCGGGGACGCCTGGCTACGACCCTCCGCGTGCCGAGGAGATGCACGACGTCGCGCTCGAGGTCCTGCGCCGGCACGCGGAAGCCGCGGGCAAGCCCTTCCTGCTGGTCAGCGAGGTCGAGAGCACCGACAACTTCGGCAACAAGAACAACGCTCTCGGCACGCTCGTCGGTCTTCGCAGCGCAGACCGGGTGATCGATGCCAGTCTGCGCTTCGTGCGGCGCAACCCACGGACCTTCGTCCTGACCGCGGCCGACAGCGACGGCAGCTCGCTGCAGGTGGTGTCGCCGCCGCGGTCGACCGTACGCGTGAATCCGACCGGACGGTCCGAGGACGACGTTCGGGTTCCGACCGACGGGATGCTCGGACGCGACACTGCACCCTTCGTGGCCAGCGCCGACGACAGCGGCCGCGAGATGGAATTCACCGTGGCCTGGATCGGCACCGTCGACGTCCACGGGGGCATCCTTTCGCGCCTGGCCGGATGGCGCGCGGAAGAAGTGCACGGACGGTATGCGTCGAGATTCACGAACACCGACGTGTACGCGGTGACACGCGCGATCCTGTTCGGTGAATCTCTGGGCGCGGGCACGCGATGA
- a CDS encoding cation:proton antiporter has protein sequence MESIVQSLAGIVVAGVLAQWIAWRAGLPSILLLLAVGILAGPVLGWLDPDALFGDLLLPLVSLSVAVILYEGGLSLRLGELRHVGTMVRNLCTIGVVVTWAGGTLFARWCFDVPWNMALLLGALFIVTGPTVIGPMLRQIRPHRSVGTALKWEGIVTDPLGVMVTILVFEVILHGLEGANPVRGVAFTLGMGSLYGVLAGLGMGFLLRRHLLPDHLQNPVSLMLVFVVFGASEQLQPESGLLAVTVMGVTLANQRRVDIRHIVEFKESLQVLLLAVLFVLLAARIDREMLLEISWRHVLFLGALVVVVRPVSVLLSGLGTPMAWRERFFVALVAPRGIVSAALASVIALEFAEHDVADAAMIVPLAFFVIVGTVLVYGTGAPFVARWLGVSSAAHKGLLILGAHEWARALAETLQRVGGDVLLVDTNRNHVGAARMTGLEAVGENILTEGALEDIDLSDRGVFLALTPNDEVNSLACVRLAEVFGRANVYQLETADATEGEDELEVGGRRLFDEDVTYRSITRRHREGWVFKSTRLSQDFTIDDYHELYGADALPLFVVSEDESIVPFDSKLPLQAREGQKLVGLVPGDADPPGRARRRDEAPTDEG, from the coding sequence ATGGAATCCATCGTACAGAGCCTGGCGGGGATCGTCGTGGCCGGCGTGCTGGCCCAGTGGATCGCGTGGCGAGCCGGCCTGCCGAGCATTCTTCTGCTCCTGGCGGTGGGGATCCTCGCCGGCCCGGTTCTCGGGTGGCTGGATCCCGACGCTCTCTTCGGCGACCTGCTGCTCCCACTGGTCTCGTTGTCGGTCGCGGTGATCCTGTACGAGGGTGGTCTGAGCCTGCGTCTGGGGGAACTCCGCCACGTCGGCACCATGGTCCGGAACCTGTGCACGATCGGAGTCGTCGTCACGTGGGCCGGGGGCACGCTCTTCGCGCGGTGGTGTTTCGACGTCCCCTGGAACATGGCGCTCCTCCTCGGTGCCCTGTTCATCGTCACCGGTCCCACGGTGATCGGCCCGATGCTGCGGCAGATCCGCCCCCACCGCAGCGTGGGAACCGCGCTGAAGTGGGAGGGGATCGTCACCGACCCGCTGGGTGTGATGGTCACCATTCTCGTGTTCGAAGTGATCCTGCACGGCCTCGAAGGGGCGAATCCGGTGCGGGGGGTTGCCTTCACGCTCGGAATGGGGAGCCTCTACGGAGTGCTGGCGGGTCTGGGCATGGGCTTCCTGCTGCGCCGTCACCTGCTTCCCGACCATCTGCAGAACCCGGTGTCGCTCATGCTCGTATTCGTGGTCTTCGGCGCGAGCGAGCAGTTGCAGCCCGAGTCGGGGCTGTTGGCCGTCACGGTCATGGGCGTGACCCTGGCCAACCAGCGTCGGGTCGACATCCGCCACATCGTCGAGTTCAAGGAGAGCCTTCAGGTCCTGTTGCTGGCGGTCCTGTTCGTCCTGCTGGCCGCGCGGATCGACCGCGAGATGCTGCTCGAGATCTCGTGGCGGCACGTGCTGTTCCTGGGGGCCCTGGTGGTCGTCGTGCGACCGGTTTCCGTCCTGCTGAGCGGCCTGGGCACGCCCATGGCATGGCGGGAGCGATTCTTCGTGGCGCTCGTCGCCCCGCGGGGGATCGTCTCGGCTGCTCTGGCATCGGTCATCGCGCTGGAGTTCGCCGAGCACGACGTCGCCGACGCGGCAATGATCGTGCCCCTGGCCTTCTTCGTGATCGTGGGGACCGTGCTCGTCTACGGAACCGGTGCGCCCTTCGTGGCACGGTGGTTGGGTGTGAGCTCCGCCGCCCACAAGGGCCTGTTGATCCTGGGCGCGCACGAGTGGGCGCGTGCCCTCGCCGAGACCTTGCAGCGTGTCGGCGGCGACGTCCTACTGGTCGACACGAACCGCAATCACGTGGGTGCGGCGCGGATGACCGGACTCGAAGCGGTGGGCGAGAACATCCTGACCGAGGGGGCGCTGGAGGACATCGATCTGTCGGACCGAGGGGTCTTCCTGGCGCTGACCCCGAACGACGAGGTGAATTCGCTGGCCTGTGTCCGTCTGGCCGAGGTCTTCGGGCGCGCGAACGTGTACCAGCTCGAGACGGCCGACGCGACGGAGGGCGAGGACGAGCTCGAGGTGGGAGGAAGGCGGCTGTTCGACGAGGACGTCACCTACCGATCCATCACGCGCCGGCACCGCGAGGGGTGGGTGTTCAAGTCCACGCGGCTCAGTCAGGACTTCACGATCGACGACTACCACGAGCTGTACGGGGCGGACGCGCTGCCGCTGTTCGTGGTGTCGGAGGACGAGTCGATCGTCCCCTTCGATTCGAAGCTGCCGTTGCAGGCGCGCGAGGGGCAGAAGCTCGTGGGACTGGTCCCGGGCGATGCCGATCCTCCCGGCCGGGCGCGACGGCGCGACGAGGCACCGACCGACGAAGGGTGA
- a CDS encoding sulfatase: MVRSRLVLVFVVLLVACAPRVESPLPPLEDLNVLLICIDTLGAGHVGALAPEDEPGLDTTPNLDALARGGVLFTRAQAPAPWTQPSVGSLFTGLTPSHHGAIHLMDSLSDEHTTLAEWMKARGKRTGGVISHFLIDRELGYAQGFDRYDETPIAGHRGVSSREVTDRAIAQLEAMAGDSFFLFVHYFDPHNVYVHHQDFSRSDWYDGPARHWDPRINELRRRRHDMSPDDVRYFRDVYREEVAFTDHHVGRLLDAVERAGLHDDTLVIVVADHGESFMEQGWIGHTRYLYDTFVHVPMIMSLPSHLPPDTVRAPVSLVDVPVTLLDLGGEDVGSGFDGDSLVPLLAGAPESEWQRRPLFAEVSFLVDGDERDPQVIEKEAFLTAVTREDWKLIHDLAAGSWELYDRSDDPYERDDLYDPEHRMVRELRPLLQEWEEGKTATWGREFVDLDALSPEQLERLRSLGYVD, translated from the coding sequence ATGGTGCGTTCCCGGCTCGTCCTGGTCTTCGTCGTGCTGCTCGTGGCGTGCGCGCCGCGTGTCGAGTCGCCGTTGCCTCCGCTCGAAGATCTGAACGTACTGCTCATCTGCATCGACACGCTCGGTGCTGGTCACGTGGGGGCGCTGGCTCCCGAGGACGAGCCGGGTCTCGACACGACACCGAATCTCGACGCACTCGCACGAGGCGGCGTGTTGTTCACGCGGGCGCAGGCGCCGGCGCCCTGGACCCAGCCGAGCGTCGGTTCGCTCTTCACCGGGTTGACCCCTTCGCACCACGGCGCCATCCACCTGATGGATTCCCTGTCCGACGAGCACACGACACTGGCCGAGTGGATGAAGGCCCGTGGGAAGCGCACGGGCGGTGTGATCAGCCACTTCCTGATCGATCGCGAACTGGGGTACGCGCAGGGTTTCGACCGCTACGACGAGACCCCGATCGCCGGTCACCGGGGAGTGTCGTCGCGGGAGGTCACCGACCGTGCGATCGCCCAGCTCGAGGCCATGGCCGGCGACTCCTTCTTCCTCTTCGTGCACTACTTCGACCCACACAACGTCTACGTGCACCACCAGGACTTCTCGCGCAGCGACTGGTACGACGGTCCCGCGCGGCACTGGGATCCGCGGATCAACGAGCTGCGGCGCCGGCGCCACGACATGTCCCCCGACGATGTCCGCTACTTCCGCGACGTCTACCGCGAGGAGGTCGCCTTCACCGATCACCACGTCGGACGATTGCTCGACGCCGTCGAGCGCGCCGGTCTGCACGACGACACGTTGGTGATCGTGGTCGCGGACCACGGCGAGTCGTTCATGGAGCAGGGTTGGATCGGGCACACGCGCTATCTCTACGACACCTTCGTGCACGTCCCGATGATCATGAGCCTGCCTTCCCACCTCCCGCCCGACACGGTGAGGGCGCCGGTGTCCCTGGTGGATGTGCCGGTCACCCTGCTGGACCTGGGGGGTGAGGACGTCGGGTCGGGCTTCGACGGAGACTCGCTCGTGCCCCTCCTGGCCGGCGCCCCCGAATCCGAGTGGCAGCGCCGGCCGCTGTTCGCCGAGGTGTCGTTCCTGGTCGACGGCGACGAGCGCGACCCCCAGGTGATCGAGAAGGAAGCCTTCCTCACGGCCGTGACACGCGAAGACTGGAAACTGATCCACGATCTGGCCGCCGGGAGCTGGGAACTCTACGACCGATCGGACGACCCCTACGAGCGAGACGATCTCTACGACCCCGAACACCGAATGGTGCGCGAACTGCGCCCCCTTCTGCAGGAATGGGAAGAGGGAAAGACCGCGACCTGGGGCCGGGAGTTCGTCGATCTGGACGCCCTGAGTCCCGAGCAGCTCGAACGTCTGCGCAGTCTGGGCTACGTGGACTGA
- a CDS encoding sulfatase has product MAVLRRTFLLVALVALLACGGPSDDTSPPDVVLICLDTLRADRLGSYGRSPSITPHLDAFAGRSTRHARTWATSPWTLPSHASMFTGQHAFEHGARTVALEDTAAVQNNNVVPLSENALTLAERLQRMGYRTGAIVANEAYVTPRYGMDQGFEHFDVSMRFAPALNAAAEAWLRHDDDRPDFLFLNYMDTHRPYNLTPREGFVTPRSPQEGVRLLKSLYPRVLDGDDPEKNLRRLRDLYDLSVANLDAGLGDLFERLRRLERFDDALIVVLSDHGEFLGEHDLIEHSKDVYEPVLRVPLMIKGPGQTEGRVESGETSLVHVPHLVARHLEVLPAEAFPYAWPGSAVLAENHFTRIKDLRSAWADRFDRSRRVMIEWPRKYIHSSDGDHEAYDLVEDPHEQVDLTRIEPDAVDDLAEVLEFRLENPRATFEQMNDRAVAPPELDPEEIERLRSLGYF; this is encoded by the coding sequence GTGGCTGTCCTTCGACGCACCTTCCTGCTCGTCGCTCTCGTGGCCCTTCTCGCATGTGGAGGGCCGAGCGACGACACGTCGCCGCCCGACGTCGTCCTGATCTGCCTCGACACCCTGCGCGCGGACCGGCTGGGCAGCTACGGTCGCAGTCCGAGCATCACCCCTCACCTCGATGCCTTCGCCGGCAGGTCCACGCGCCATGCCCGCACATGGGCGACCTCTCCGTGGACCCTGCCGTCGCACGCGTCGATGTTCACCGGACAGCACGCCTTCGAGCACGGAGCACGCACCGTGGCGCTCGAGGACACCGCAGCCGTGCAGAACAACAACGTGGTGCCGTTGAGCGAGAACGCGCTCACGCTGGCCGAGCGTCTGCAACGCATGGGGTACCGGACCGGGGCGATCGTCGCGAACGAGGCCTACGTCACGCCGCGTTACGGGATGGACCAGGGCTTCGAGCACTTCGACGTCTCGATGCGCTTCGCGCCCGCGCTGAACGCCGCCGCCGAGGCCTGGCTACGCCACGACGACGACCGGCCCGACTTCCTGTTCCTCAACTACATGGACACGCACCGACCCTACAACCTGACCCCGCGCGAGGGATTCGTGACCCCGAGGTCGCCGCAGGAAGGGGTGCGATTGTTGAAGTCGCTGTACCCCCGGGTCCTCGACGGCGACGACCCCGAGAAGAACCTTCGACGCCTGCGCGATCTGTACGACCTGTCCGTCGCGAACCTCGACGCGGGTCTCGGGGACTTGTTCGAACGACTGCGCCGGCTCGAGCGGTTCGATGACGCCCTGATCGTGGTGCTGAGCGATCACGGCGAGTTCCTGGGTGAGCACGATCTGATCGAGCACTCGAAGGACGTGTACGAACCGGTGCTGCGCGTGCCCCTGATGATCAAGGGACCGGGGCAGACCGAGGGGCGGGTGGAGTCCGGGGAGACGAGCCTGGTGCACGTGCCCCATCTCGTGGCGCGTCATCTCGAGGTGCTGCCGGCCGAGGCCTTCCCCTACGCATGGCCCGGGTCGGCCGTGCTCGCCGAGAACCACTTCACGCGGATCAAGGACCTGCGCTCGGCGTGGGCCGATCGCTTCGATCGCAGTCGCCGCGTGATGATCGAGTGGCCGCGGAAGTACATCCACTCGAGCGACGGCGACCACGAGGCCTACGATCTGGTCGAAGATCCGCACGAGCAGGTGGATCTGACCCGGATCGAACCCGACGCCGTGGACGATCTGGCCGAGGTGCTCGAGTTCCGACTGGAGAATCCGCGGGCCACCTTCGAGCAGATGAACGACCGGGCGGTCGCGCCACCGGAGCTCGACCCCGAGGAGATCGAGCGGCTCCGGTCGCTGGGCTACTTCTGA
- the pepT gene encoding peptidase T — protein sequence MSRVFDDPRAVLDSTDLLDRFLRYVRIDTQSDESSDSCPSTAKQFDLARLLEEELRSLGLDDVVLDDNGYVTARLPGTREGRIGLVAHMDTAPQFTGTGVDPQLHEDYSGGPIEIGNGLRLDPEDNPELEQCIGDTIVTTDGTTLLGADDKAGVAAIMSLLEVLQQNPEIERPTILVGFTPDEEIGRGAHRFPFERFGVPAAFTVDGGFPGEMNVETFSADKARLTFEGVSVHPGRAYGKMVNALTWAGKFLARLPLTEAPEGTRDREGFYHPLAVSGDAAACHVDLIVRDFDDDTLAERGRRLMTMAEGLRAEEPRLKVEVEISEQYRNMANDLRDRPEIGEVLERAIAATGLQPRVVPIRGGTDGSQLTAKGLPTPNLFAGGVNFHGPQEWISTRALGLTTCALLNLVQMWGQPARV from the coding sequence ATGAGCCGAGTCTTCGACGACCCACGAGCTGTCCTCGATTCCACGGATCTGCTCGATCGCTTCCTGCGCTACGTGCGCATCGACACGCAGAGCGACGAGTCCAGCGACTCGTGTCCGAGCACCGCGAAACAGTTCGATCTCGCGCGGCTGCTCGAGGAAGAACTGCGGAGCCTGGGGCTCGACGACGTCGTCCTCGACGACAACGGCTACGTCACGGCGCGACTCCCGGGGACACGCGAGGGCCGGATCGGCCTGGTCGCGCACATGGACACCGCGCCGCAGTTCACCGGAACCGGCGTGGATCCGCAGTTGCACGAGGACTACAGCGGCGGACCGATCGAGATCGGCAACGGGCTGCGGCTGGATCCCGAGGACAACCCCGAACTCGAGCAGTGCATCGGTGACACCATCGTCACCACCGACGGAACCACCCTGCTCGGCGCCGACGACAAGGCCGGCGTGGCCGCGATCATGAGTCTGCTCGAGGTGTTGCAACAGAACCCGGAGATCGAGCGGCCCACGATCCTGGTCGGGTTCACGCCCGACGAGGAGATCGGGCGAGGGGCACACCGCTTCCCCTTCGAGCGCTTCGGCGTTCCCGCCGCCTTCACGGTCGACGGGGGCTTCCCGGGGGAGATGAACGTCGAGACCTTCAGTGCCGACAAGGCACGACTGACCTTCGAAGGCGTATCGGTCCACCCGGGACGCGCGTACGGCAAGATGGTGAACGCACTCACGTGGGCCGGCAAGTTCCTGGCACGGCTACCGCTCACCGAGGCACCCGAAGGGACCCGCGACCGCGAGGGCTTCTACCACCCACTCGCCGTGAGCGGCGACGCCGCAGCCTGCCATGTCGATCTCATCGTGCGGGACTTCGACGACGACACCCTGGCGGAGCGGGGCCGCCGTCTCATGACGATGGCCGAGGGGCTACGGGCCGAGGAGCCTCGGCTGAAGGTCGAGGTCGAGATCAGCGAGCAGTACCGGAACATGGCGAACGACCTCCGCGACCGTCCGGAGATCGGCGAGGTGCTCGAGCGGGCGATCGCGGCGACCGGGCTGCAGCCGCGGGTGGTTCCCATCCGGGGCGGGACGGATGGCTCGCAGCTCACGGCGAAGGGGTTGCCGACTCCGAACCTCTTCGCCGGCGGTGTGAACTTCCACGGTCCCCAGGAATGGATCAGTACGCGGGCCCTGGGTCTCACGACCTGCGCCCTGCTCAACCTGGTCCAGATGTGGGGGCAGCCGGCAAGGGTCTAG
- a CDS encoding glycosyltransferase: protein MPRVSVVIPCYNAADTLGEALDSVLSQSFDDLEVIVVDDGSDDDPRAVVEARSDPRVRHHRIPRSGAPSRPRNVGVADARGDVVFFCDADDVMLPGKIAKQMTVLDARPLVGMVFTDFEVIDASGNVVRPSFLARFRTLRWVAEGGTREGGGYDPGRMLRGLHRANFVGMSGVAIRRSVLRDAGGFDESLDSSEDFDLWLRVAAVTQCLHLDEPLHRYRVHRNGLMQESSARHPLARIVVLERERNRVADPGSRRDLGQRIGSNHFSAGWAFSNQYRFPEARAHYRHAFRHQRSWRSLKALVTTLPIVDRLVARIRTHLRG, encoded by the coding sequence GTGCCCCGCGTCAGTGTCGTCATCCCCTGCTACAATGCTGCGGACACGCTCGGGGAAGCGCTCGACAGCGTCCTGTCGCAGTCGTTCGACGATCTCGAGGTGATCGTCGTCGATGACGGATCCGACGACGATCCACGGGCGGTGGTCGAGGCCCGCTCCGACCCACGAGTCCGTCACCACCGGATTCCGAGGAGTGGCGCCCCCTCGCGCCCACGGAACGTCGGGGTCGCCGACGCCCGCGGCGACGTGGTGTTCTTCTGCGATGCCGACGACGTCATGCTTCCCGGAAAGATCGCGAAGCAGATGACCGTCCTCGACGCCCGACCTCTCGTGGGCATGGTGTTCACCGACTTCGAGGTGATCGACGCGTCGGGAAACGTGGTCCGGCCTTCGTTCCTGGCCCGCTTCCGGACGCTCCGCTGGGTCGCCGAGGGGGGTACGCGCGAAGGAGGTGGCTATGACCCCGGGCGCATGCTCCGAGGCCTGCATCGAGCGAACTTCGTGGGAATGTCCGGTGTCGCGATCCGCCGCTCGGTTCTGCGCGACGCCGGCGGCTTCGACGAATCCCTCGATTCGAGCGAGGACTTCGACCTCTGGCTCCGGGTGGCCGCCGTCACACAGTGCCTTCACCTCGACGAACCGCTCCACAGGTACCGGGTCCACCGGAACGGCCTGATGCAGGAGAGTTCGGCCCGCCATCCCCTGGCGAGAATCGTCGTTCTCGAGCGTGAGAGGAACCGCGTGGCAGATCCCGGAAGCCGGCGCGACCTCGGGCAACGTATCGGCAGCAATCATTTCTCGGCGGGGTGGGCGTTCAGCAACCAGTACCGTTTCCCGGAGGCGCGGGCACACTACCGTCACGCATTCCGTCACCAGCGCAGCTGGAGATCGCTGAAGGCTCTCGTGACCACGCTCCCGATCGTCGACCGTCTGGTCGCGCGCATCCGCACGCATCTTCGCGGCTGA
- a CDS encoding plastocyanin/azurin family copper-binding protein, whose protein sequence is MWAFALSAAAVACVLWPVSAPARDAAPRDTVVVEMTDTLEYAPEHATVAVGGTVRWVNPGSVPHTVTADSSKAADPSHVSRPRNAPPFDSGNVGPGESYTRTFEVPGDYTYFCIPHERAGMVGTIRVLAEGEVASDAPVEGEAGQADEEGPAFHLGAHVPPRHDEVRSPDTFGLRVISWLGTFHPPVVHFPIGLLVAAALAELLAMSGRWHETSLHAARFCLWLGAASAVVAAVLGWFFAGFRITDGAWMLTAHRWAGTALAVGAVVVVAMGERARLARTGPRAYRVALFVLAVVVLATGFVGGAMIYGLSAHAWPGSS, encoded by the coding sequence GTGTGGGCGTTCGCACTGTCCGCCGCCGCGGTCGCATGCGTGCTCTGGCCCGTCTCCGCGCCCGCCCGTGATGCGGCTCCGCGGGACACGGTCGTCGTCGAGATGACCGACACCCTCGAGTACGCGCCGGAGCACGCCACGGTCGCGGTCGGCGGTACCGTCCGTTGGGTCAATCCCGGGTCGGTACCGCACACCGTGACGGCCGACTCCTCGAAGGCAGCCGACCCCTCGCACGTGTCCCGGCCGCGCAACGCGCCGCCCTTCGACTCGGGCAACGTCGGGCCGGGAGAGAGCTACACGCGGACCTTCGAGGTGCCGGGCGACTACACCTACTTCTGCATTCCGCACGAACGGGCGGGGATGGTGGGAACGATCCGTGTGCTCGCCGAGGGCGAGGTCGCGTCGGACGCTCCGGTGGAGGGCGAGGCCGGCCAGGCCGACGAGGAAGGGCCGGCCTTCCACCTGGGCGCGCACGTGCCTCCACGGCACGACGAGGTCCGTTCCCCCGACACCTTCGGGCTCCGGGTGATTTCGTGGCTGGGGACCTTCCACCCGCCCGTCGTGCATTTTCCGATCGGCCTGCTCGTGGCCGCGGCTCTGGCGGAATTGCTCGCGATGAGCGGTCGGTGGCACGAGACGAGCCTGCACGCCGCACGCTTCTGCCTCTGGCTGGGCGCTGCGAGCGCAGTGGTGGCGGCCGTGCTCGGATGGTTCTTCGCCGGCTTCCGGATCACCGACGGCGCGTGGATGCTGACCGCACACCGGTGGGCGGGGACAGCGCTCGCCGTCGGGGCCGTCGTGGTCGTCGCGATGGGGGAGCGTGCGCGGCTCGCACGAACCGGTCCACGGGCGTATCGCGTGGCGTTGTTCGTGCTCGCGGTCGTCGTCCTGGCCACGGGGTTCGTCGGTGGCGCCATGATCTACGGCCTGTCCGCCCACGCGTGGCCGGGGTCGAGTTGA